The following are from one region of the Hymenobacter sp. YIM 151858-1 genome:
- a CDS encoding class I SAM-dependent DNA methyltransferase, whose protein sequence is MTYPEFEARWAAAGGAERANYALFLHDLCHLLGVEPPQPTTAQRQHDAYVLERDVTFPDGTHGRIDLYKRGCFVLETKQGTDAQDAAAQRERHDLGLSPERRRRGHALRGTRKWDEMMQQARHQALGYVRALPPQEPRPPFVVVVDVGFCLDLYANFSGTTDAYAPFLDLLSGLPERREQQRHLGANAYRVRLADLADEQVRQRLALLFTQPQELDPSRRAARVTRALAAQLAALSQQLEQAGHASEVVAQFLMRCLFTMFAEDVQLIPQDAFTGLLRQYQQEELRALLPDVLQSLWHSMDLGGFAPALHTRLPRFNGQLFHNATALPLTRAQMELLLQAAEADWREVEPAIFGTLLERALDPHERHRLGAHYTPRRYVERLVLPTVLEPLRREWAAAQAAATRRHDEGNDQQARQELVKFLNRLTSLRILDPACGSGNFLYVTLEHLKRLEGEVLAAINRFGHSQMLDLAGATTVSPQQLLGLELNPRAAAIADVVLRIGYLQWHLRTHGPTQLREPLLDNYQNIRQQDAVLAHDAPTPRLDAHGQPVRRWDGRTTKLHPATGREVPDETAQVPVLDYPNPRPAEWPQADFIVGNPPFLGPARMREALGDGYAEALRQAYKGQVPDSADLVMYWWHKAGQVTAQGPTERFGFITTNSLKQTFNRRVLQPFLDGDNAPLMLDFAIPDHPWIDSGDGAAVRIAMTVAEPRANGQATGQLLMVKSEAVAEGDEAADVSFSQQEGKILADLSIGAELDSAKPLKANESIASPGVKLHGAGFIVSPETAASLGLGVIEGLEKHIRPYRNGRDLTAKPRESMVIDLFGLDDKEVLVRFPNVYQHVVEQVKPERDAKGSSKDGAAYARLWWLFGKPRSEMRKALRGLNRYIATVETAKHRLFQFLNADVLPDNMLIAIALDDAFHLGVLSSRIHETWSLAAGGILGVGATPRYNKSRCFDPFPFPDATPEQQARIRELAETLDAHRKRQQALHPTLTLTDLYNVVEKLRAGHELTAKEKQTNQLGLASVLLSLHQQLDAAVAEAYGWPANLPEAELLQRLVHLNHQRAREEQAGHIRYLRPAYQAPEQVQAHLGLPTPAPEAAAPSGKAPKGKAAKASPAAPALVAAGADTFPQDLAQQMQAVRTLVQQSEAPLTARQVAQQFRRLRPEKVQPLLDTLAALGLLRQTPEGSYAG, encoded by the coding sequence GTGACCTACCCCGAGTTTGAAGCCCGCTGGGCCGCCGCCGGCGGCGCCGAGCGCGCCAACTACGCCCTATTCCTCCACGACCTCTGCCACCTCCTCGGTGTCGAGCCGCCCCAGCCCACCACCGCCCAGCGCCAGCACGATGCCTACGTGCTGGAGCGCGACGTAACCTTCCCCGACGGCACCCACGGCCGCATCGACCTCTACAAGCGCGGCTGCTTTGTGCTCGAAACCAAGCAAGGCACCGATGCCCAGGATGCCGCCGCCCAGCGCGAGCGCCACGACCTAGGCCTCTCGCCCGAGCGCCGCCGCCGCGGCCACGCCCTGCGCGGCACCCGCAAGTGGGATGAAATGATGCAGCAGGCCCGCCACCAGGCCCTCGGCTACGTGCGCGCCCTGCCCCCACAGGAGCCGCGCCCGCCCTTTGTGGTCGTCGTCGATGTGGGCTTCTGCCTCGATCTGTACGCCAACTTCTCGGGCACCACCGATGCCTACGCGCCCTTCCTCGATTTGCTCTCGGGCCTGCCCGAGCGCCGCGAGCAGCAGCGCCACCTAGGGGCCAACGCCTACCGCGTGCGGCTCGCCGATCTGGCCGACGAGCAGGTGCGCCAGCGCCTCGCCCTGCTGTTTACCCAGCCCCAGGAGCTCGACCCCTCGCGCCGCGCCGCCCGCGTAACGCGCGCCCTCGCCGCCCAGCTCGCCGCCCTCAGCCAGCAGCTCGAGCAGGCCGGCCACGCCTCCGAGGTGGTGGCGCAGTTTCTCATGCGCTGCCTCTTCACCATGTTCGCCGAGGATGTGCAGCTCATCCCGCAGGATGCCTTTACCGGCCTGCTGCGCCAGTACCAGCAGGAGGAGCTGCGCGCCCTGCTGCCCGACGTGCTCCAGAGCCTCTGGCACAGCATGGACCTGGGCGGCTTTGCGCCCGCCCTGCACACGCGCCTGCCGCGCTTCAACGGGCAGCTGTTCCACAACGCCACCGCCTTGCCGCTTACCCGCGCCCAAATGGAGCTGCTGCTGCAAGCCGCCGAGGCCGACTGGCGCGAGGTGGAGCCCGCCATTTTCGGCACCCTGCTCGAGCGCGCCCTCGACCCCCACGAGCGCCACCGCCTGGGCGCCCACTACACCCCGCGCCGCTACGTCGAGCGCCTCGTGCTGCCCACCGTGCTCGAGCCCCTGCGCCGCGAGTGGGCCGCCGCGCAAGCCGCCGCCACCCGCCGCCACGACGAAGGCAACGACCAGCAGGCCCGCCAGGAGCTCGTGAAGTTCCTCAACCGCCTCACCTCGCTGCGCATCCTCGACCCCGCCTGCGGCTCCGGCAACTTCCTCTACGTAACGCTCGAGCACCTCAAGCGCCTCGAAGGCGAGGTGCTGGCCGCCATCAACCGCTTCGGCCACTCCCAGATGCTCGATTTGGCCGGCGCCACCACCGTGTCGCCGCAGCAGCTGCTGGGCCTCGAACTGAACCCCCGCGCCGCCGCCATTGCCGATGTGGTGCTGCGCATTGGCTACCTGCAGTGGCACCTGCGCACCCACGGCCCCACCCAGCTGCGCGAGCCCCTGCTCGACAACTACCAGAACATTCGGCAGCAAGACGCCGTGCTGGCCCACGACGCGCCCACGCCCCGCCTCGATGCCCACGGCCAGCCCGTGCGCCGCTGGGACGGCCGCACCACCAAGCTGCACCCCGCCACCGGCCGCGAAGTGCCCGACGAAACCGCCCAGGTGCCCGTGCTCGATTACCCCAATCCGCGCCCCGCCGAGTGGCCCCAAGCCGATTTCATCGTGGGCAACCCGCCGTTCCTAGGCCCAGCCCGCATGCGCGAAGCCCTAGGTGATGGCTACGCCGAAGCCCTGCGCCAGGCCTACAAAGGCCAGGTGCCCGATTCGGCCGATTTGGTAATGTACTGGTGGCACAAAGCCGGGCAGGTTACGGCGCAAGGCCCCACCGAACGCTTCGGCTTCATCACCACCAACAGCCTCAAGCAAACCTTCAACCGCCGCGTGTTGCAGCCCTTCCTCGATGGCGACAACGCGCCGCTCATGCTCGATTTCGCCATTCCCGACCACCCGTGGATTGACAGCGGCGACGGTGCCGCCGTGCGCATCGCCATGACGGTTGCCGAACCTAGGGCCAACGGCCAGGCCACCGGGCAACTGCTCATGGTGAAAAGCGAAGCTGTGGCCGAAGGCGACGAAGCCGCAGACGTTTCGTTCAGTCAGCAGGAGGGGAAGATTTTGGCTGATTTGTCGATAGGAGCGGAGCTGGATTCAGCCAAGCCGCTGAAGGCAAATGAATCAATTGCAAGCCCCGGCGTAAAGCTCCACGGTGCAGGTTTTATTGTTTCACCTGAAACAGCGGCAAGCCTAGGTTTGGGAGTAATTGAAGGCTTGGAGAAGCACATTCGCCCATACCGAAACGGCAGGGATTTGACCGCCAAGCCACGCGAATCAATGGTTATTGATTTGTTTGGGCTTGATGATAAAGAAGTGCTGGTTCGCTTTCCAAATGTTTATCAGCATGTCGTTGAGCAGGTAAAACCAGAGCGAGATGCAAAAGGCAGCTCGAAAGACGGAGCAGCTTACGCACGTCTTTGGTGGCTTTTTGGTAAGCCTCGAAGCGAAATGAGAAAGGCTTTGCGTGGGCTGAACCGTTACATAGCTACTGTTGAAACGGCCAAGCATCGGTTGTTCCAGTTCTTGAATGCCGACGTGTTGCCCGACAACATGCTCATTGCCATTGCTCTTGATGACGCTTTCCACCTAGGGGTTTTGTCAAGCAGAATACATGAAACGTGGTCACTAGCAGCAGGTGGAATTCTTGGTGTTGGTGCAACACCCCGCTACAACAAATCCCGCTGCTTCGACCCATTTCCCTTCCCCGACGCCACGCCCGAGCAGCAGGCGCGCATCCGCGAGCTGGCCGAAACCCTCGACGCGCACCGCAAGCGCCAGCAGGCCCTGCACCCCACGCTCACCCTCACCGACCTCTACAACGTGGTGGAGAAGCTGCGCGCCGGCCACGAGCTCACGGCCAAGGAAAAGCAAACCAACCAGCTGGGCCTCGCCTCCGTGCTCCTGAGCCTGCACCAGCAGCTCGATGCCGCCGTGGCCGAGGCCTACGGCTGGCCCGCCAACCTGCCCGAAGCCGAGCTGCTGCAGCGCCTCGTGCACCTCAACCACCAGCGCGCCCGCGAGGAGCAGGCCGGCCACATCCGCTACCTGCGCCCCGCCTACCAGGCCCCCGAGCAGGTGCAAGCCCACCTAGGGCTGCCCACCCCGGCCCCGGAGGCCGCAGCCCCCAGCGGCAAAGCGCCCAAAGGCAAAGCCGCCAAAGCCAGCCCTGCCGCGCCGGCCTTGGTAGCCGCCGGCGCCGATACCTTCCCGCAGGATTTGGCCCAGCAAATGCAAGCCGTGCGCACCCTCGTACAGCAGTCCGAAGCCCCGCTCACGGCCCGGCAGGTAGCCCAGCAGTTCCGCCGCCTCCGCCCCGAAAAAGTGCAGCCCCTGCTCGATACCCTCGCCGCCCTAGGTTTGCTGCGCCAAACCCCCGAAGGCAGCTATGCCGGGTGA
- a CDS encoding alpha/beta fold hydrolase has product MLPAHLGQLRRAALGLFLLLIFVPAFAAPADGPKPALTNGTPTITTSDGIRLFTKITGQGRPCVFIHGGPGAWSGMPETFIDPLVKDKLQMVWYDQRGSGRTPNDPNKNYSLERQIQDLEDLRQQLGLEQWLVMAHSFGGTIATEYAARYPQRVQGLVLLNCTLSLEEAMKNTVAGALPYLPAEAKAPLQDAAKSAEERFGMLMPQMKPEIWQKLQYQTIESHQKVTEADKGNPGTGEFGSYGFSLPDYRKNFLALTPQIKAPVLVVTGKIDNCVGPEHYKLFRFPNQQVAQMQTGHVPFVEEPQAVAKAIAHWLKKLPRKA; this is encoded by the coding sequence ATGCTACCTGCACACCTAGGGCAGCTGCGCCGCGCGGCGCTTGGCCTGTTTCTGCTGCTGATTTTTGTCCCCGCCTTCGCCGCCCCCGCCGATGGCCCCAAGCCCGCCCTCACCAACGGCACGCCTACCATCACCACCTCCGATGGCATCCGGCTCTTCACCAAAATCACGGGCCAGGGCCGGCCGTGCGTGTTCATCCACGGCGGGCCCGGCGCCTGGAGCGGTATGCCCGAAACCTTCATCGACCCGCTGGTGAAGGACAAGCTGCAAATGGTGTGGTACGACCAGCGCGGCAGCGGCCGCACCCCCAACGACCCCAACAAAAACTACTCGCTCGAGCGCCAGATTCAGGACCTCGAAGACCTGCGCCAGCAGCTCGGCCTGGAGCAGTGGCTGGTAATGGCGCACTCCTTTGGCGGTACCATTGCCACCGAGTACGCTGCCCGCTACCCCCAGCGCGTGCAAGGCCTCGTGCTGCTCAATTGCACGCTTAGCCTCGAAGAAGCCATGAAAAACACCGTGGCCGGCGCCTTGCCCTACCTGCCCGCCGAGGCCAAAGCCCCGCTGCAGGATGCCGCTAAGTCGGCCGAGGAGCGCTTTGGTATGCTGATGCCCCAGATGAAGCCCGAAATCTGGCAGAAGCTGCAGTACCAAACCATCGAAAGCCACCAGAAGGTAACCGAGGCCGACAAAGGCAACCCCGGCACCGGCGAGTTCGGCTCCTACGGCTTCAGCCTGCCCGATTACCGCAAAAACTTCCTCGCCCTAACGCCCCAAATCAAAGCTCCCGTGCTGGTGGTTACCGGCAAAATCGACAACTGCGTGGGCCCCGAGCACTACAAGCTGTTCCGCTTCCCCAACCAGCAAGTAGCCCAAATGCAAACCGGCCACGTGCCCTTCGTAGAGGAGCCCCAGGCCGTAGCCAAAGCCATTGCCCACTGGCTGAAAAAGCTCCCCCGCAAAGCCTAG
- a CDS encoding zinc dependent phospholipase C family protein — MRILFGACLLLGWLAALPAHGYSVLTHMANIDSTWRRCLVPTIERRFPGATPDELREAKAHAYGGAIIQDMGFYPFGSKLFTNLTHYVRSGDFVRALLDSARTRDEYAFALGALAHYVSDIHGHPEGTNRAMASVYPELAAQYGPTITYEEAPKQHTQLEFAFDVVQVAAGRYRSDDYHQAIGFKVSKEVLERAFLATYGLKLGQTIANVDLSIASYRFSISQLIPTATRAAWHSQRDEIRKLSPNARRRDYVYRYNERQYRREFGGAYQRPGLGARLLSGVVRVIPKIGPLRPFAFTLPTPEAQRFFRQSFRTVLQQYCTAVEQQQAQPPHRLINTDFDTGKPTRAGEYSLTDETYGEWVRRLADDKFAAVTPAVQQNVLRFFDNPLRPITSEEERKAKTQAQTQEALQQLRSWKR, encoded by the coding sequence ATGCGCATATTGTTTGGGGCCTGTTTGCTCCTGGGTTGGCTTGCCGCGTTGCCAGCCCACGGGTACTCGGTGCTTACCCACATGGCCAACATCGACTCTACCTGGAGGCGGTGCCTGGTACCCACCATCGAGCGGCGTTTTCCGGGAGCTACCCCCGATGAGCTGCGCGAGGCCAAAGCCCACGCCTACGGCGGCGCCATTATTCAGGACATGGGTTTTTACCCGTTCGGCTCCAAGCTCTTCACCAACCTAACGCACTACGTACGCAGCGGCGACTTCGTGCGCGCCCTGCTCGACTCGGCCCGCACCCGCGACGAATACGCCTTTGCCCTGGGTGCTTTGGCCCACTACGTATCCGACATCCACGGCCACCCCGAGGGCACCAACCGCGCCATGGCCTCGGTGTACCCCGAGCTGGCCGCCCAATACGGCCCCACCATCACCTACGAAGAAGCCCCCAAGCAGCACACGCAGCTCGAGTTTGCCTTCGATGTGGTGCAGGTAGCCGCCGGCCGCTACCGCTCCGACGACTACCACCAGGCCATTGGCTTTAAGGTGAGCAAAGAGGTGCTGGAGCGCGCGTTTCTGGCCACCTACGGCCTCAAGCTGGGCCAAACCATTGCCAACGTCGACCTGAGCATTGCCTCGTACCGCTTCAGCATCAGCCAGCTGATACCCACCGCCACCCGGGCCGCCTGGCACAGCCAGCGCGACGAAATCCGGAAGCTCAGCCCCAACGCCCGCCGCCGCGACTACGTGTACCGCTACAACGAGCGGCAGTACCGGCGCGAGTTTGGCGGGGCCTACCAGCGCCCCGGCCTGGGGGCCCGCCTGCTGAGCGGCGTGGTGCGCGTAATTCCCAAAATCGGCCCCCTCAGGCCGTTTGCCTTCACGCTGCCCACGCCCGAGGCGCAGCGGTTTTTCCGGCAAAGCTTCCGGACCGTGTTGCAGCAGTACTGCACCGCCGTGGAGCAGCAGCAGGCCCAGCCGCCGCACCGCCTCATCAACACCGATTTCGATACGGGCAAGCCTACCCGCGCCGGCGAGTACTCCCTCACCGACGAAACCTACGGCGAGTGGGTGCGCCGCCTCGCCGACGACAAATTCGCCGCCGTTACGCCGGCCGTGCAGCAAAACGTCCTACGCTTTTTCGACAACCCGCTTCGCCCGATAACGTCCGAAGAGGAGCGCAAAGCCAAAACCCAGGCGCAAACCCAGGAGGCCCTGCAGCAGCTCCGCAGCTGGAAACGGTAG
- a CDS encoding TVP38/TMEM64 family protein — MTSPTPAEPKSSRLPLFISMGIIGSLAACYFLWPAFQEQVQAGWAALRSGEQQRVAQWVQQFGYWGPVVLVLAMIAQMFLVVINNALLILVAILAYGPVWGAALAWAGVIVTSSVGYWIGRGLGEAFVTKLLGHKNQQKVTEFVERYGLGAVALARLTPIISNDAISFVGGVARMGYFRFIGVTAVAILPLIGLLAYLGQDSDRLKTGLLWVSGVGLLLFGGYIWWDKRRRK; from the coding sequence ATGACCTCTCCTACCCCTGCCGAACCCAAATCCTCGCGCTTGCCGCTTTTCATTTCCATGGGCATAATCGGCTCGTTGGCAGCCTGCTATTTTTTGTGGCCGGCTTTTCAGGAGCAGGTGCAGGCGGGTTGGGCAGCCCTGCGCAGCGGCGAGCAGCAGCGCGTGGCCCAATGGGTGCAGCAGTTTGGCTACTGGGGCCCGGTGGTGCTGGTGCTGGCCATGATAGCGCAGATGTTTCTGGTGGTTATCAACAATGCCTTGTTGATACTGGTGGCCATACTGGCCTACGGGCCGGTGTGGGGCGCGGCGCTGGCCTGGGCGGGGGTTATCGTAACCTCCAGCGTGGGGTATTGGATTGGCCGCGGCCTGGGCGAAGCGTTTGTAACGAAGCTGCTGGGCCACAAAAACCAGCAGAAAGTAACCGAGTTTGTGGAGCGCTACGGCCTGGGCGCGGTGGCGCTGGCCCGCCTTACGCCCATCATTTCCAACGATGCCATCAGCTTTGTGGGCGGCGTGGCGCGCATGGGCTATTTCCGGTTTATCGGCGTTACGGCAGTGGCTATTCTGCCGCTGATCGGGCTGCTCGCCTACCTCGGCCAGGATAGCGACCGGCTTAAAACCGGTTTGCTGTGGGTGTCGGGCGTGGGGTTGCTGCTGTTTGGCGGCTATATCTGGTGGGATAAGCGCCGCCGTAAGTAA
- a CDS encoding heavy-metal-associated domain-containing protein translates to MNTLRFKTNINCGGCIKAVTPTLNQVAGQGNWQVDTNVPEKILTVQTDTTTAQQVVAAIQEAGFEIQPA, encoded by the coding sequence ATGAACACCCTTCGCTTCAAAACCAATATCAACTGCGGTGGCTGCATCAAAGCCGTTACGCCCACCCTCAACCAGGTAGCAGGCCAGGGCAACTGGCAGGTAGACACCAACGTGCCCGAAAAAATCCTGACGGTACAAACCGATACCACCACCGCCCAGCAAGTAGTAGCGGCCATACAGGAGGCTGGCTTCGAAATTCAGCCGGCGTAG
- a CDS encoding heavy metal-binding domain-containing protein: protein MNKLFSLLLAASLLTACNNKPTNDVDTAAPTAATADSAKIEQPADEVSRPSTEGGTGDQTNTGQTTSYVCPMKCEGGVSNQPGKCPTCGMDLEKQG from the coding sequence ATGAACAAGCTTTTCTCGCTGCTGCTCGCCGCCAGCCTGCTCACTGCCTGCAACAACAAGCCCACCAACGACGTGGATACCGCCGCGCCCACCGCCGCCACCGCCGATTCGGCCAAAATCGAGCAGCCCGCCGACGAAGTATCGCGCCCCTCGACGGAAGGCGGCACCGGCGACCAAACCAACACCGGCCAAACCACCAGCTACGTGTGCCCCATGAAGTGCGAAGGCGGCGTGAGCAACCAGCCCGGCAAGTGCCCCACCTGCGGCATGGACCTGGAAAAGCAAGGCTAG
- a CDS encoding heavy metal translocating P-type ATPase: protein MTMQRDPVCGMRVDATTARHRSHHAGQDYVFCSASCQSKFAADPAAYLQPEPAVAVAAASTARHLGHTPQPAGHPAPVAAAQPTRTETLDIEGMTCASCVNFVERALSRTPGVQRAVVNLATEKATVEYRPTEIDRPGLEAAVVNAGFGVAAPPAPTTSAAERTAELERQKAAAFAKLKRRFWVSAGLTAIIMPASMLMLWPALMTRISMPVLNYVLLVLTLPVLLYSGREFYTSAWNALRHRAANMDTLIAVGTGAAFLYSLVATVAPQVFTSRGIMPEVYYDTTATIITLILLGKVLELRAKTQTSAAIRKLIGLQARTARVLRPDGQEADVPIEQVRLHDVVLVRPGEKVATDGVVLEGRSAVDEAMLTGESLPVEKKPGDNVFGATLNKTGAFRFRVTKVGADTMLAHIIKMVEDAQGSRAPIQRLADKISAIFVPTVVVIAILTFVLWFDLAPVEARLPLALVNFVAVLIIACPCALGLATPTAIMVGSGKGAEHGVLVRNAEALEKAHQVTAVLLDKTGTITRGEPSVTDFVPALGTPAPGQLLALLAAVERQSEHPLAEAVVRYAEQQTTEKLAATGFEAYEGRGAGATVAGQPVLIGNRRLLAEHNVALSAEQEQQAERLLNEAKTVLYAAVGGQLAAMVAVADTVRDSSRAAIQRLQRLGIEVVMMTGDNRHTAAKVAEQVGIGRYFAEVMPQHKASKVKELQAEGHTVAMVGDGINDAPALAQADVGMAISSGTDVAMEAASITLMRSDLQGVVTAIDLSRQTIRIIKQNLFFAFIYNTLGIPVAAGLLYPFFGILLSPMLAAAAMALSSVSVLTNSLRLRGFKAEQQ, encoded by the coding sequence ATGACCATGCAACGCGACCCTGTATGCGGCATGCGCGTGGATGCCACCACGGCCCGCCACCGCTCGCACCACGCCGGGCAAGACTATGTCTTCTGCTCCGCGTCCTGCCAATCGAAATTCGCTGCCGACCCTGCCGCTTACCTGCAGCCCGAGCCCGCCGTGGCTGTTGCCGCAGCTAGCACGGCCCGGCACCTAGGGCACACGCCCCAGCCCGCGGGCCACCCCGCCCCGGTGGCTGCTGCCCAGCCTACCCGCACCGAAACCCTCGACATCGAGGGCATGACGTGCGCCTCGTGCGTAAACTTTGTGGAGCGCGCGCTCAGCCGCACGCCCGGGGTGCAGCGCGCCGTGGTAAACCTGGCCACCGAAAAAGCCACCGTAGAGTACCGCCCCACCGAAATCGACCGGCCCGGACTGGAGGCCGCCGTGGTAAATGCCGGGTTCGGCGTAGCGGCTCCGCCCGCGCCCACCACCTCGGCCGCCGAGCGCACCGCGGAGCTGGAGCGCCAGAAAGCCGCTGCCTTTGCCAAGCTGAAACGCCGGTTTTGGGTGTCGGCCGGGCTCACGGCCATCATCATGCCCGCTTCTATGCTGATGCTGTGGCCGGCCCTGATGACGCGCATCTCGATGCCCGTGCTCAACTACGTGCTGCTGGTGCTCACCCTGCCGGTGCTGCTCTACAGCGGCCGCGAATTTTACACCTCGGCCTGGAACGCCCTGCGCCACCGCGCCGCCAACATGGATACGCTGATTGCCGTGGGCACTGGTGCGGCTTTCCTCTACAGCCTCGTGGCCACGGTAGCGCCGCAGGTGTTCACCAGCCGCGGCATCATGCCCGAGGTGTATTACGACACCACAGCCACCATCATCACGCTTATTTTGCTGGGCAAGGTGCTCGAGCTGCGCGCCAAAACCCAAACCTCGGCCGCTATTCGCAAGCTCATAGGCCTGCAGGCCCGCACCGCCCGCGTGCTGCGCCCCGATGGCCAGGAGGCCGATGTGCCCATCGAGCAGGTGCGCCTGCACGACGTGGTGCTGGTGCGCCCCGGCGAAAAAGTAGCCACCGATGGCGTGGTGCTCGAAGGCCGCTCGGCCGTGGATGAGGCCATGCTCACCGGCGAGAGCCTGCCCGTCGAGAAAAAACCCGGCGACAACGTGTTCGGGGCCACGCTCAACAAGACCGGCGCGTTTCGCTTCCGGGTTACCAAAGTGGGGGCCGACACCATGCTGGCGCACATCATTAAAATGGTGGAAGATGCGCAGGGCTCGCGCGCACCCATCCAACGCCTGGCTGATAAAATCAGCGCCATCTTCGTGCCCACGGTGGTGGTTATTGCCATCCTCACCTTCGTGCTGTGGTTCGATCTGGCCCCGGTGGAAGCCCGCCTGCCGCTGGCCCTGGTCAACTTTGTGGCCGTGCTGATTATCGCCTGCCCCTGCGCCCTTGGCCTGGCCACGCCCACGGCCATTATGGTAGGCTCGGGCAAAGGCGCCGAGCACGGCGTGCTGGTACGCAACGCCGAAGCCCTCGAAAAAGCGCACCAGGTAACGGCCGTGCTGCTCGATAAAACCGGCACCATTACGCGCGGCGAGCCCAGCGTAACCGACTTTGTACCCGCCCTAGGTACCCCCGCGCCCGGCCAGCTGCTGGCCCTGCTGGCCGCCGTGGAGCGCCAATCGGAGCACCCGCTGGCCGAGGCCGTGGTGCGCTACGCCGAGCAGCAAACCACCGAAAAGCTGGCCGCTACCGGTTTCGAGGCCTACGAGGGGCGCGGGGCCGGCGCCACGGTGGCGGGCCAGCCGGTACTCATCGGCAACCGCCGCCTGCTGGCCGAGCACAACGTAGCGCTTTCGGCCGAGCAGGAGCAGCAGGCCGAGCGGTTGCTCAACGAAGCCAAAACGGTGCTCTACGCGGCCGTAGGCGGGCAGCTGGCCGCCATGGTTGCCGTGGCCGATACGGTACGCGACTCCTCGCGGGCGGCCATTCAGCGGCTGCAGCGCCTGGGCATTGAGGTGGTGATGATGACCGGCGACAACCGCCACACCGCCGCCAAAGTGGCCGAGCAAGTGGGCATTGGGCGCTACTTCGCCGAGGTAATGCCGCAGCACAAGGCCAGCAAAGTGAAAGAGCTGCAAGCCGAAGGCCATACCGTGGCTATGGTAGGCGACGGCATCAACGATGCGCCGGCCCTGGCCCAGGCCGATGTGGGCATGGCCATCAGCTCGGGCACCGATGTGGCCATGGAGGCCGCCAGCATCACGCTCATGCGCTCCGATTTGCAGGGCGTGGTTACGGCCATCGACCTTTCGCGCCAAACCATCCGCATCATCAAGCAAAACCTGTTCTTCGCCTTCATCTACAACACCTTGGGTATTCCGGTGGCGGCGGGCTTGCTTTACCCCTTCTTCGGCATACTGCTCTCGCCCATGCTGGCTGCGGCCGCCATGGCCCTCAGCTCGGTGTCGGTGCTCACCAACTCGCTGCGCCTGCGCGGCTTCAAAGCAGAACAGCAGTAG
- a CDS encoding cupredoxin domain-containing protein, which yields MDTAVIIVTTVGLGLAVLVIWYFFLAPHQAVSAVSSSTGLQQIDVTVKGGYSPDVIEVEHGKPVQLHFYRDEDASCSEEIVFPDFNIRRELPAFQTTLIELLPQQAGRFSFTCGMGMLRGSLVVK from the coding sequence ATGGATACCGCCGTAATCATCGTAACCACCGTCGGCCTTGGCCTGGCTGTGCTGGTCATCTGGTACTTCTTCCTGGCTCCGCATCAAGCCGTAAGCGCCGTATCCTCAAGCACCGGCTTGCAGCAGATCGACGTGACCGTGAAGGGCGGCTACTCGCCCGATGTCATCGAGGTGGAACACGGCAAGCCCGTGCAGCTCCATTTTTACCGCGACGAAGATGCCAGCTGCTCCGAGGAAATCGTGTTTCCCGATTTCAACATCCGGCGCGAGCTGCCCGCTTTCCAAACCACGCTTATCGAGCTGCTGCCCCAGCAGGCCGGCCGTTTCAGCTTTACCTGCGGCATGGGCATGCTGCGCGGCAGCTTGGTAGTGAAATAA